Proteins encoded together in one Pantoea sp. CCBC3-3-1 window:
- a CDS encoding ABC transporter permease, which produces MTLPLHKLAPPVRPEYLRELAPLPQQKIEQPLPLRVRLWNSAGLRKSGLLVILLLLWQAAALWQQNDLLLPSFTQTLRAFIEDTVSGELPNKIAISLGTLIKGYALGSLLALALSALAVSSRLFRDLLGMLTSMLNPLPAIALLPLALLWFGLGENSLIFVLTHSVLWPMALTTWSGFMSVSETLRMAGRNYGLSGFRYVWHILIPAALPAILSGLKIGWAFAWRTLIAAELVFGASSGAGGLGWYIFQNRNELFTDRVFAGLASVIVIGLLVESLIFATLERLTVKRWGMQR; this is translated from the coding sequence ATGACTCTCCCTCTGCACAAACTGGCTCCACCGGTTCGCCCTGAATACCTGCGCGAGCTTGCGCCTCTGCCACAGCAAAAAATCGAACAGCCGCTGCCGTTGCGCGTTCGACTGTGGAACAGCGCCGGATTGCGTAAAAGCGGCCTGCTGGTGATTTTATTGCTGCTATGGCAGGCGGCGGCATTATGGCAGCAAAACGATCTGCTGCTGCCCAGCTTTACGCAGACATTACGGGCTTTTATTGAAGATACGGTGAGTGGCGAGCTTCCCAATAAAATTGCCATTTCTCTGGGCACCTTAATCAAAGGCTATGCGCTGGGAAGCCTGCTGGCACTGGCGCTAAGCGCACTGGCCGTCTCCAGCCGCCTCTTTCGCGATCTGCTCGGCATGTTGACTTCGATGCTCAATCCTCTCCCCGCCATCGCCCTGCTGCCGCTGGCGCTGTTATGGTTTGGGTTGGGTGAAAACAGCCTGATTTTCGTCCTGACCCATTCCGTGCTCTGGCCCATGGCGTTGACGACCTGGAGCGGCTTTATGTCAGTTTCCGAAACCCTGCGCATGGCTGGACGAAACTACGGCCTCAGCGGGTTTCGCTATGTCTGGCATATTCTGATCCCGGCCGCGCTGCCTGCCATTCTTTCCGGCCTGAAAATCGGCTGGGCCTTTGCCTGGCGTACGCTGATTGCTGCCGAGCTGGTCTTTGGTGCATCCAGCGGTGCTGGCGGTCTGGGCTGGTATATCTTTCAAAACCGTAATGAGCTGTTTACCGATCGCGTATTCGCGGGTCTGGCTTCGGTCATTGTGATTGGTCTGCTGGTAGAAAGCCTGATTTTTGCCACGCTGGAAAGATTGACGGTAAAACGCTGGGGGATGCAGCGCTAG